Proteins from a genomic interval of Acidobacteriota bacterium:
- a CDS encoding IPT/TIG domain-containing protein — translation MLYPTRALSAATLAVALLALPLSASANGAKTTWYLAEGATSTTGLFDEEIIVVNPNASTASLVVTFLPEGAAPIIVPLAAGPTSRLSIPVNAYVPGLPHGTIVESDQPVVVERTMYWSQASRQAGHHSNGVTDPELTWYLAEGATGFFSTFVLIANPDPSNTAQVTVTFLLDDGTTHSIVRSVAPRSRQTIFTNVDPETATALANRSFSTVVQSTNGVRVLVERAMYWNALGAGHNATGVTGTGLTWLFAEGVTSADFLTYLLMVNPNDDPTRVRITYYFDDQTTAERFYDIDARTRKTVLVNVDGNGGGPAFPNHVFSIKIESIASGLGPAQPIVAERSVYWKNYLEGHATAGVNESALSWAFAEGIEDGHYNTQFDTYYLFQNATGTTAQVEATFYREDGTGVVKTFTIPANARQTIGGFLYEELTNQKFSAVFRSTNGVPFVAERAVYWNVFTGGHVSFGTPWEGAAATPPAPPLPTFTSASANQAPTSGGTSIVVTGNNFPTGVWVLFGDTPALSVTIVDKTTAIVVTPGRPAGPVNITLQFPALGLTVPTSFTFTFVAPPPPPPPPPPPPPTGDPSTFNINNVTWLRGANISGFAETSRITSLDISIPGTVCTYYDEAGQWPRTPFGDIEIDGNVWIIAFINGQWYAATWDWLRPGQQCKFIHDSNEFARDQIGQFPMSGSWQPAQGQWIGFMVSTRARDYVGPGQRRTNVAWVRWQWP, via the coding sequence ATGCTCTACCCGACTCGTGCTCTGTCAGCCGCGACGCTGGCCGTCGCGCTGCTGGCCCTGCCCCTCTCTGCCTCGGCCAACGGTGCCAAGACCACGTGGTACCTGGCAGAAGGCGCCACCTCGACGACTGGCCTCTTCGACGAGGAGATCATCGTCGTCAACCCGAACGCCTCGACGGCCAGCCTCGTGGTGACCTTCCTGCCCGAGGGGGCAGCGCCCATCATCGTGCCGCTCGCGGCGGGGCCGACGAGCCGCCTGTCGATCCCCGTGAACGCCTACGTGCCCGGGCTGCCGCACGGCACCATCGTCGAGTCGGATCAGCCGGTCGTCGTCGAGCGCACGATGTACTGGTCGCAGGCGTCTCGCCAGGCGGGCCACCACAGCAACGGCGTGACCGACCCGGAGTTGACCTGGTATCTCGCGGAAGGCGCGACGGGCTTCTTCAGCACGTTCGTGCTCATCGCCAACCCCGATCCGTCGAACACGGCCCAGGTCACGGTCACCTTCCTGCTCGACGACGGCACCACCCACTCGATCGTGCGCAGCGTCGCGCCGCGTTCCCGCCAGACGATCTTCACCAACGTCGACCCCGAGACGGCGACCGCGCTCGCCAACCGGTCGTTCTCGACCGTCGTCCAGTCGACAAACGGCGTGCGGGTGCTCGTCGAGCGGGCCATGTACTGGAACGCGCTCGGCGCGGGGCACAACGCCACGGGCGTGACCGGCACCGGCCTGACATGGCTCTTCGCCGAAGGCGTGACGAGCGCCGACTTCCTGACCTACCTGCTGATGGTCAACCCGAACGACGACCCGACGCGGGTGCGCATCACATACTACTTCGACGACCAGACGACCGCGGAGCGCTTCTACGACATCGACGCCAGGACCCGGAAGACGGTGCTCGTGAACGTCGACGGGAACGGCGGCGGTCCCGCCTTCCCGAACCACGTCTTCTCGATCAAGATCGAGAGCATCGCCTCAGGTCTCGGCCCGGCGCAGCCCATCGTGGCCGAGCGGTCCGTGTACTGGAAGAACTACCTCGAAGGCCATGCCACGGCAGGCGTCAACGAGTCGGCACTCAGCTGGGCGTTTGCCGAGGGCATCGAAGACGGCCACTACAACACGCAGTTCGACACCTACTACCTGTTCCAGAACGCCACGGGCACGACGGCGCAGGTCGAGGCGACCTTCTACCGCGAAGACGGCACGGGCGTCGTGAAGACCTTCACCATCCCGGCCAACGCGCGGCAGACCATTGGCGGCTTCCTCTACGAGGAGTTGACGAACCAGAAGTTCTCGGCGGTCTTCCGCTCGACCAACGGCGTGCCGTTCGTCGCCGAGCGGGCTGTGTACTGGAACGTCTTCACGGGCGGGCACGTCAGTTTCGGCACGCCCTGGGAGGGTGCCGCCGCGACGCCGCCGGCGCCGCCGCTGCCGACGTTCACCTCGGCGTCGGCGAACCAGGCCCCGACGAGCGGCGGCACGTCGATTGTCGTGACGGGCAACAACTTCCCGACAGGGGTCTGGGTGCTCTTCGGCGACACGCCGGCCCTTTCGGTCACCATCGTCGACAAGACGACGGCGATTGTCGTGACGCCTGGGCGGCCCGCGGGCCCGGTGAACATCACCCTGCAGTTCCCGGCGCTCGGGCTGACGGTACCGACGTCGTTCACCTTCACGTTCGTGGCTCCGCCTCCGCCGCCACCTCCGCCCCCGCCCCCGCCGCCCACGGGCGACCCGAGCACGTTCAACATCAACAACGTGACGTGGCTGCGGGGCGCGAACATCTCCGGCTTCGCCGAGACATCGAGAATTACGAGTCTCGACATCAGCATTCCAGGAACGGTGTGCACGTACTACGATGAAGCGGGTCAGTGGCCGCGCACGCCGTTTGGCGATATCGAGATCGACGGCAACGTCTGGATCATCGCCTTCATCAACGGCCAGTGGTACGCCGCGACGTGGGACTGGCTGCGGCCCGGCCAGCAGTGCAAGTTCATCCACGACTCGAACGAGTTCGCCCGGGACCAGATCGGCCAGTTCCCGATGTCCGGCAGTTGGCAGCCGGCCCAGGGCCAGTGGATCGGCTTCATGGTCTCGACCCGCGCGCGCGATTACGTGGGTCCGGGCCAGCGGCGGACGAACGTCGCGTGGGTCCGTTGGCAGTGGCCGTAA
- a CDS encoding TolC family protein, with translation MRHAWSALSIAAFVVGPAATAAADPPAPSVSLASFSMARQPGTAPTALTLEAVLERVLRESPIRRAAAALVDGASDAVPLAARLPNPLLELRQENWNFGSSGASDPLLDAFAVVTQPIELGGKRAARRQLAEAERSMTEAGLADVERQLSLAVVDRYVQAVRLREWTVTLADERDSLQELTDVMRRRVDEGAAAEADHRKLEAELTRVDAELLRAQLGLDAALLALEALLADGTPVEPAALVVPAPPAVPAVLPEATLDEAVERAPAVTLARARAERAARQLRLERAVRVPDLQVSGGYKRTDGAHTGVVGVVLPVPLFDRNGVAIARASGEARAADLGLEGARREARADLQATLRAARSLASRSTRTPSELAAPAEVVRRAARALFREGSGDVLHLVDAERVYATAQREALALTLDAVVASARARLALGESLIP, from the coding sequence ATGAGACACGCGTGGAGTGCGCTCTCGATCGCGGCGTTCGTCGTCGGTCCCGCCGCCACGGCCGCGGCCGACCCGCCCGCACCGTCCGTATCATTGGCGTCGTTCTCGATGGCGCGGCAGCCCGGCACCGCGCCGACGGCGCTGACGCTCGAAGCCGTGCTCGAGCGCGTCCTGCGTGAGTCGCCAATCCGCCGGGCGGCCGCAGCGCTCGTCGACGGCGCCAGCGACGCCGTGCCGCTGGCCGCGCGGCTCCCCAACCCGCTGCTCGAGCTGCGCCAGGAGAACTGGAACTTTGGATCGAGCGGCGCGAGCGATCCCTTGCTCGATGCCTTCGCGGTCGTCACCCAGCCCATCGAACTCGGCGGCAAGCGTGCGGCGCGCCGGCAGCTCGCCGAAGCCGAGCGGTCGATGACCGAGGCCGGGCTCGCCGACGTCGAGCGGCAGCTGTCGCTGGCCGTGGTCGACCGGTACGTCCAGGCGGTGCGCCTGCGCGAGTGGACCGTCACGCTCGCCGACGAGCGCGACAGCCTGCAGGAGCTGACCGACGTGATGCGCCGCCGCGTCGACGAGGGTGCCGCGGCCGAAGCCGACCATCGCAAGCTCGAGGCCGAGCTGACGCGCGTCGACGCCGAGCTGCTCCGCGCCCAGTTGGGTCTCGACGCGGCCCTGCTGGCGCTCGAAGCGCTGCTTGCCGACGGCACGCCCGTGGAGCCCGCCGCGCTCGTCGTACCGGCCCCGCCAGCCGTACCCGCCGTTCTGCCAGAGGCGACGCTCGACGAGGCGGTCGAACGGGCTCCGGCGGTGACCCTGGCGCGGGCCCGCGCCGAACGTGCAGCCCGGCAGCTGCGGCTCGAGCGCGCCGTGCGCGTGCCCGACCTGCAGGTCTCGGGTGGCTACAAGCGGACCGACGGCGCACACACCGGTGTCGTCGGGGTCGTGCTGCCGGTGCCCCTGTTCGACCGCAACGGCGTGGCCATCGCGCGCGCGAGTGGCGAGGCGCGCGCAGCCGACCTCGGTCTCGAGGGCGCGCGCCGCGAGGCCCGCGCCGACCTCCAGGCCACGCTGCGCGCGGCGCGCTCGCTTGCCAGCCGGTCGACCCGGACGCCCTCGGAACTCGCCGCCCCGGCCGAGGTCGTGCGCCGGGCCGCCCGGGCCCTGTTCCGCGAGGGTTCGGGCGACGTGCTCCACCTCGTCGACGCCGAACGCGTGTACGCGACGGCCCAACGTGAGGCTCTGGCACTCACCCTCGATGCCGTGGTGGCATCGGCGCGCGCCCGCCTCGCTCTCGGAGAGTCGTTGATCCCATGA
- a CDS encoding efflux RND transporter periplasmic adaptor subunit produces MTSSDTTPSTTRLPLVVAAGLGVGVLFLAWWLSRPDAGFDAPPVYEAELTDDGAVILPPEMIAAAGLVVVDVESDTRPDTFEATALVALDEARTARIGSLVEGVVSATYREVGARVAAGTVLAAIHSHVVHDAWAGYRKAVADRRRLANEVSYATQAEARATRLFADRAVSTQAVERAQADRLAAEEQLVAADAEVRRATDELEHLGIDATADATREDVDRVPARAPIGGVVLERLVTPGTAVTPGTPLFVVSDIASVWVLAEIDERRIAQVALGQPAVVRVSAYPDDAFAGRVTFVGDTVNPRTRRVLVRCEVPNPEGRLKPEMFATVTLGSGEPRTVVTVPAVAVHDLEGHAVVFVEEAPGRFRPRRVVIATERNGRVDVIDGLGRGLRVATTGSFLVKSELLRSALVED; encoded by the coding sequence ATGACCTCGAGCGACACCACCCCGTCGACCACCCGCCTTCCCCTTGTCGTCGCGGCCGGCCTCGGCGTCGGCGTCCTTTTCCTGGCCTGGTGGCTCTCGCGCCCGGACGCCGGTTTCGACGCCCCGCCGGTGTACGAGGCCGAGCTGACCGACGACGGCGCCGTGATCCTGCCCCCTGAGATGATCGCGGCGGCAGGATTGGTGGTCGTCGACGTCGAGTCGGACACCCGGCCCGACACCTTCGAGGCCACCGCGCTCGTCGCCCTCGACGAGGCCCGCACGGCGAGGATTGGCTCGCTCGTCGAAGGCGTGGTGTCGGCGACCTACCGTGAGGTGGGAGCGCGCGTCGCAGCCGGCACGGTGCTCGCCGCCATCCACAGCCACGTGGTCCACGACGCCTGGGCCGGCTACCGCAAAGCCGTCGCCGACCGTCGTCGCCTGGCCAATGAGGTCTCGTACGCCACGCAGGCCGAGGCGCGCGCCACGCGTCTGTTCGCGGATCGCGCCGTCTCGACCCAGGCGGTCGAACGCGCGCAGGCCGATCGCCTGGCCGCCGAGGAGCAGCTCGTCGCCGCCGATGCCGAGGTCCGCCGTGCGACCGACGAGCTCGAGCACCTCGGCATCGACGCGACCGCCGACGCGACCAGGGAGGACGTCGACCGGGTACCCGCCCGCGCGCCGATCGGCGGGGTGGTCCTCGAACGGCTCGTGACGCCGGGAACGGCCGTCACCCCGGGGACACCCCTCTTCGTCGTGAGCGACATCGCCAGCGTGTGGGTCCTGGCCGAGATCGACGAGCGCCGCATCGCGCAGGTGGCGCTCGGGCAACCTGCGGTCGTCCGGGTCTCGGCCTATCCCGACGACGCGTTCGCCGGGCGCGTCACCTTCGTCGGCGACACGGTGAACCCCCGCACGCGCCGCGTGCTCGTCCGCTGCGAGGTCCCGAACCCCGAAGGCCGGCTCAAGCCCGAGATGTTCGCCACGGTGACGCTCGGCTCGGGCGAGCCCCGCACGGTCGTCACCGTCCCGGCCGTCGCGGTTCACGACCTCGAGGGCCACGCCGTGGTGTTCGTCGAAGAGGCCCCCGGCCGGTTTCGACCGCGGCGCGTGGTGATCGCGACCGAGCGGAACGGGCGCGTCGACGTGATCGACGGCCTCGGTCGCGGCCTGCGGGTCGCGACGACCGGAAGCTTCCTCGTCAAGTCGGAGCTGCTGCGCTCCGCGCTCGTGGAGGACTAG
- a CDS encoding CusA/CzcA family heavy metal efflux RND transporter encodes MGLVERFVAAALRQRFFVLLCVAALVVTGIVAVRDLPVEAFPDLTNNQVVVVIDAEGMAAPEVEQRITYPVETALMGTPGAQEVRSISKFGLSIVTVVFEDRVPVYFARQLVTERLADARGRLPEGLEPVLGPVATAFGEIYQYLVEGETADAMQRKTLHDWEIRNRLRGVRGVSEINSWGGLTQQYHVVVDPVRLDKFGLALGQVIDAIARNNVSFSGGFIEHRGERVTVRGLGLATGESDIERVVLAAADGAPVFVGDVATVRTGPMPRQGAVTRDGRGETVSGMVIMLKGENGRDVAERVKVRVEEIQKTLPAGLSIVPFYDQTEVINRTARTVRTNLLEGSLLVVAVLLVFLRDIRAALIVAAVIPLSMLAGFVGMRVFGVSANLMSLGAIDFGLIVDGAVVMMENFVRRRAHAPPEMFDGPREHRAAVRRQVFTSAAVEVARPVLFGVLIIIAVYLPIFTLEGLEGKMFRPMAITVCSALFGALVLALTAVPVASSWLLKMGGGGHQEDRWFVRLRERYVGHLEDAMNHRPRTLGVAAVVVTAAVASIPFLGTEFMPRLDEGAILVETRKLPSVSIDESVAISTQVESLLAPMPEVRQIVTKLGRPDLATEAMGIYQGDVYVNLHPADRWPRFKTKEALVDEMAARLSAIPGLSVNFTQPMAMRLDEVVSGVKADVAVKIFGPDTGELERLGEEIRQALERVRGAADVQVEVLSGAAQIEIVVDREATARFGLNVTDVQQFVEAAVGGITATELLDGARRFAVVVKLPEEYRRDKAAIGALLLTAPGGERVPLSRVARIEQTRTPETISHENGERRLVVQANVRGRDIGGFVGDARRVVEAVRLPSGYYLDWGGQFENQQRAMARLAIVVPLSLAIIFVLLFVTFNRVRQAALIILNVPFALVGGVGALWIRGLTLNLSASIGFIALFGVAVLNGVVMIAAINGLRAEGRGLRESILDGAGTRLKPVLMTALVASLGFVPMALSQGAGAEVQRPLATVVIGGLITSTLLTLIVLPTLYEIIERRAARRAS; translated from the coding sequence ATGGGCCTCGTCGAGCGATTCGTCGCTGCCGCGCTGCGGCAGCGGTTCTTCGTCCTCCTGTGCGTCGCGGCCCTCGTCGTGACGGGCATCGTGGCGGTCCGCGACCTGCCCGTCGAGGCGTTTCCGGACCTCACGAACAACCAGGTCGTGGTGGTGATCGACGCCGAGGGCATGGCGGCTCCCGAGGTCGAACAACGCATCACCTACCCGGTCGAGACCGCCCTGATGGGGACGCCCGGCGCCCAGGAAGTGCGTTCGATCTCCAAGTTCGGCCTCTCCATCGTCACCGTCGTCTTCGAGGACCGCGTCCCGGTGTACTTCGCGCGCCAGCTCGTGACGGAGCGGCTGGCCGACGCGCGCGGCCGTCTCCCGGAGGGGCTCGAGCCCGTGCTCGGCCCGGTGGCCACCGCCTTCGGCGAGATCTACCAGTACCTCGTCGAGGGCGAGACGGCCGACGCGATGCAGCGCAAGACGCTGCACGACTGGGAGATTCGCAACCGGCTGCGTGGCGTGCGCGGCGTGAGCGAGATCAACTCGTGGGGCGGCCTCACCCAGCAGTACCACGTCGTGGTCGACCCCGTTCGGCTCGACAAGTTCGGGCTCGCCCTCGGCCAGGTGATCGACGCCATCGCGCGGAACAACGTGTCGTTCAGCGGCGGGTTCATCGAGCACCGCGGCGAGCGCGTCACGGTGCGCGGCCTTGGCCTCGCCACGGGCGAATCCGACATCGAACGGGTCGTGCTCGCCGCGGCCGACGGCGCGCCCGTCTTCGTCGGCGACGTGGCCACCGTGCGAACCGGGCCGATGCCCCGGCAGGGAGCCGTGACCCGCGACGGCCGGGGCGAGACCGTCTCGGGCATGGTGATCATGCTGAAGGGCGAGAACGGCCGCGACGTCGCCGAGCGCGTCAAGGTCCGGGTCGAGGAAATCCAGAAGACGCTCCCCGCCGGCCTCTCGATCGTGCCGTTCTACGATCAGACCGAGGTCATCAACCGCACGGCACGCACCGTCCGCACCAACCTCCTCGAGGGCTCGCTGCTCGTCGTCGCCGTGCTGCTCGTCTTCCTGCGCGACATCCGCGCCGCGCTCATCGTCGCCGCGGTGATCCCGCTCTCGATGCTCGCCGGCTTCGTCGGCATGCGCGTCTTCGGCGTGTCGGCCAACCTCATGTCGCTCGGCGCCATCGACTTCGGCCTGATCGTCGACGGCGCCGTCGTGATGATGGAGAACTTCGTCAGGCGCCGGGCGCACGCGCCGCCCGAGATGTTCGACGGCCCGCGCGAGCACCGCGCCGCGGTACGCCGGCAGGTGTTCACGTCGGCCGCCGTCGAGGTCGCCCGCCCCGTCCTCTTCGGCGTCCTCATCATCATCGCCGTCTACCTGCCGATCTTCACGCTCGAGGGGCTCGAGGGCAAGATGTTCCGGCCGATGGCGATCACGGTCTGCTCGGCACTCTTCGGCGCGCTGGTGCTCGCGCTCACCGCCGTCCCCGTCGCCTCGTCGTGGTTGCTCAAGATGGGAGGCGGAGGGCACCAGGAGGACCGCTGGTTCGTCAGGCTCCGCGAGCGGTACGTCGGTCACCTCGAGGACGCGATGAACCACCGTCCGCGCACGCTGGGGGTCGCGGCCGTGGTCGTCACCGCGGCCGTCGCCTCCATCCCGTTTCTCGGCACGGAGTTCATGCCGCGGCTCGACGAGGGCGCGATCCTGGTCGAGACGCGGAAGCTGCCGTCGGTGTCGATCGACGAGTCGGTCGCCATCTCCACCCAGGTCGAGTCGCTGCTGGCTCCCATGCCGGAGGTACGCCAGATCGTGACGAAGCTCGGGCGTCCCGACCTCGCGACCGAGGCCATGGGGATCTATCAGGGCGACGTGTACGTCAACCTCCACCCGGCCGACCGGTGGCCGCGTTTCAAGACCAAGGAGGCGCTCGTCGACGAGATGGCCGCGCGCCTGTCGGCCATCCCGGGCCTCAGCGTCAACTTCACCCAGCCAATGGCGATGCGGCTCGACGAGGTGGTGTCGGGTGTCAAGGCGGACGTCGCCGTGAAGATCTTCGGCCCCGACACCGGCGAGCTGGAACGTCTCGGCGAGGAGATCCGCCAGGCGCTCGAACGGGTGCGCGGGGCCGCCGACGTGCAGGTCGAGGTCCTCTCCGGCGCCGCGCAGATCGAGATCGTCGTCGACCGGGAGGCCACGGCGCGGTTCGGGCTCAACGTCACCGACGTGCAGCAGTTCGTCGAGGCCGCCGTCGGCGGCATCACCGCGACCGAGCTGCTCGACGGCGCCCGGCGTTTCGCGGTCGTCGTCAAGCTGCCGGAGGAGTACCGGCGCGACAAGGCCGCCATCGGGGCCCTGCTCCTCACGGCGCCGGGCGGCGAACGCGTGCCCCTGTCGCGCGTCGCGCGCATCGAGCAGACCCGCACGCCCGAGACGATCTCGCACGAGAACGGCGAGCGACGGCTCGTCGTCCAGGCCAACGTGCGCGGCCGGGACATCGGCGGGTTCGTCGGTGACGCGCGGCGGGTCGTCGAGGCGGTCCGCCTCCCGAGCGGTTACTACCTCGACTGGGGCGGCCAGTTCGAGAACCAGCAGCGCGCCATGGCGCGCCTCGCCATCGTCGTTCCCCTGTCGCTCGCGATCATCTTCGTGCTGCTCTTCGTCACGTTCAACCGCGTCAGACAGGCCGCGCTCATCATCCTCAACGTGCCGTTCGCACTCGTCGGCGGCGTGGGTGCCCTCTGGATTCGCGGACTGACCCTCAATCTCTCGGCCTCGATCGGCTTCATCGCGCTCTTCGGCGTCGCCGTGCTGAACGGGGTCGTGATGATTGCGGCGATCAACGGCCTGCGGGCCGAGGGACGCGGGCTGCGTGAGTCCATCCTCGACGGTGCCGGCACCCGGCTCAAGCCGGTGCTGATGACGGCCCTCGTCGCGTCGCTCGGCTTCGTCCCGATGGCGCTCTCGCAGGGCGCGGGCGCCGAAGTCCAGCGTCCCCTGGCCACGGTCGTGATCGGGGGGCTCATCACCTCGACGCTGCTGACCCTGATCGTCCTGCCCACGCTGTATGAGATCATCGAGCGGCGAGCGGCCCGGCGCGCCTCCTGA
- a CDS encoding response regulator transcription factor codes for MRLLLVEDDPKISHFLVKGLREDQHLVDLVEDGLRAEEQASVEAYDAILLDVMLPGLDGFTVCRRLRAQGVDTPILVITARDAVHERVEGLDAGADDYLVKPFAFDELLARLRALTRRGRTRHLSAELRYGPIAILQHDHLVHLDDVPVALTATEYRLLEYLVRRAECIVSRDQLASHVWGDGVDRASNVTDVYIGYLRRKLGRHGAMIQTVRGLGYLLKAPLSPAPADAS; via the coding sequence ATGCGCCTGCTGCTGGTGGAAGACGACCCGAAGATCAGCCACTTCCTCGTGAAGGGCCTGCGCGAGGACCAGCACCTCGTCGACCTCGTCGAGGACGGGCTGCGCGCCGAGGAACAGGCCTCGGTCGAGGCCTACGACGCCATCCTGCTCGACGTGATGCTGCCCGGCCTCGACGGCTTCACCGTCTGCCGGCGGCTGCGGGCGCAGGGGGTCGATACGCCGATTCTCGTCATCACGGCCCGTGATGCCGTGCACGAACGGGTCGAGGGCCTCGACGCCGGCGCCGACGACTACCTCGTGAAGCCGTTCGCCTTCGACGAACTGCTCGCCCGTCTGCGCGCGCTGACCCGCCGCGGCCGCACGCGGCACCTCTCGGCCGAGCTGCGCTACGGGCCCATCGCCATCCTGCAGCACGACCATCTCGTGCACCTCGATGACGTGCCGGTCGCGCTCACCGCCACCGAGTACCGGCTGCTCGAGTACCTCGTCCGGCGCGCCGAGTGCATCGTCTCCCGCGACCAGCTGGCCTCGCACGTGTGGGGCGACGGGGTCGACCGCGCCTCGAACGTGACCGACGTCTACATCGGATACCTGCGCCGCAAGCTCGGTCGGCACGGCGCCATGATTCAAACCGTGCGGGGGCTGGGGTACCTGCTCAAGGCCCCCCTCTCCCCCGCACCGGCCGACGCGTCGTGA